The following are encoded in a window of Roseimaritima ulvae genomic DNA:
- a CDS encoding metal ABC transporter ATP-binding protein, with translation MNPLAHTESAPAADPEQPLSIHDLTVAYDRKPVLWDVGFDVPPGSLVGVVGPNGAGKSTLLKAVMDLLPRASGRIEVFGQPYRKTRHRVGYVPQRESVDWDFPVDALDVVTMGLYRDVGWCLPVRKKHRRQALEALDRVGIADLASRQISQLSGGQQQRTFLARALVQDADLYLMDEPFAAVDAATERAIIDILRDMKQHNKTSVVIHHDLQSVPEYFDYVVLLNMRIVAHGPVSQTFTPENLQKTYGGRLTLLDEVAEAMRRRERSL, from the coding sequence ATGAATCCCTTGGCACACACCGAATCTGCTCCGGCAGCCGACCCGGAACAGCCCTTGTCGATTCATGACCTGACGGTCGCTTATGACCGCAAGCCCGTCCTCTGGGACGTCGGGTTTGACGTCCCACCAGGATCCCTGGTCGGCGTCGTGGGCCCCAATGGAGCGGGCAAGAGCACGCTGCTGAAGGCCGTCATGGACCTATTGCCGCGAGCCTCGGGACGGATCGAAGTCTTCGGCCAGCCGTACCGCAAAACGCGACATCGCGTGGGCTATGTGCCGCAGCGAGAAAGCGTTGACTGGGACTTTCCCGTCGATGCCCTGGACGTGGTCACGATGGGCTTGTACCGCGACGTCGGTTGGTGCCTGCCGGTCCGCAAAAAACATCGCCGCCAAGCTCTCGAAGCGCTTGACCGGGTGGGCATCGCCGACCTCGCCTCGCGGCAGATCAGCCAGCTCTCAGGCGGCCAACAACAGCGCACCTTTTTGGCCCGGGCTCTGGTGCAAGACGCCGACTTGTACCTGATGGACGAACCCTTCGCCGCCGTCGACGCGGCCACCGAACGGGCCATCATCGACATCCTGCGAGACATGAAGCAGCACAACAAAACGTCGGTGGTGATCCATCACGACCTGCAAAGTGTGCCGGAATATTTTGACTACGTGGTGCTGTTGAACATGCGGATCGTGGCCCACGGACCGGTCTCCCAAACCTTCACGCCGGAAAACCTGCAAAAGACCTACGGCGGACGATTGACGTTGTTGGATGAAGTAGCCGAAGCGATGCGCCGCCGGGAGCGATCGCTATGA
- a CDS encoding metal ABC transporter permease, which yields MRGRGVKLLACFLLLCLFASTASAQPPSAPQQPSSQESIADRSISWPTWPRVRRVLLLQDYNTRVVIIGTTLLGCAAGMVGSFTLLRKRALMGDALSHATLPGIGLAFILATHYGQDGKSMPILLLGATISGLIGVGTILAIGHLTRLKEDTAIGAVLSVFFGAGVAMLSVVQQMSQGNAAGLESFVYGKTASMGMADMRLIVAAAVICIFGCTLLFKEFKLLCFDDGFAGSRGFPVKRLDMTLMGLVVVATIVGLQAVGLILMIALLIIPAAAARFWTEKLGQMFLISGSLGAISGMLGAGTSALFSKLPSGAMIVLVCTAMFGFSMIFGSARGVLIRALKRRRLNRSVDRQHLLRALYEMRETDPQAPAPPARESDSGSYRRAARGTVPVADLLQVRSWSRARLMREIRRSQADELVECSDNKVQLTKRGAVEAQRLTREHRLWELFLITHADVAPSQVDRDADAIEHVLEPEIVAELEALLSREQPTIPASPHSLAAHPAAAPPAGEES from the coding sequence ATGCGCGGTCGCGGCGTCAAACTGCTCGCCTGCTTCCTCTTACTCTGCCTTTTCGCCAGCACCGCGTCGGCCCAACCGCCGAGCGCCCCCCAACAGCCTTCTTCCCAGGAATCGATCGCCGACCGCAGCATTTCCTGGCCCACTTGGCCTCGAGTCCGACGCGTGCTGTTGCTGCAGGACTACAACACTCGCGTGGTCATCATCGGTACCACGCTGCTGGGCTGTGCGGCCGGCATGGTGGGCAGCTTTACCCTGCTCCGCAAACGCGCCTTGATGGGCGACGCGCTCAGCCACGCCACGCTGCCCGGCATCGGTCTGGCATTTATCTTGGCAACGCACTACGGACAGGATGGTAAATCGATGCCGATCCTGTTGCTCGGCGCAACTATCAGTGGGTTGATCGGCGTGGGCACCATCCTGGCCATCGGGCATTTAACGCGGCTAAAAGAAGACACGGCGATCGGGGCGGTGCTGAGCGTGTTTTTTGGCGCCGGCGTAGCGATGCTCAGCGTCGTGCAACAGATGAGCCAAGGCAACGCGGCGGGATTGGAATCGTTTGTTTACGGCAAGACGGCTTCGATGGGCATGGCGGACATGCGGTTGATCGTAGCCGCGGCGGTGATCTGCATCTTCGGCTGCACACTGTTGTTCAAAGAATTCAAACTGCTGTGCTTCGACGATGGTTTCGCCGGCTCACGAGGCTTTCCGGTCAAGCGATTAGACATGACGCTGATGGGTCTGGTCGTGGTCGCGACGATCGTGGGCCTGCAAGCGGTGGGCCTGATCCTGATGATCGCCCTGTTGATCATCCCCGCCGCCGCCGCCCGCTTCTGGACGGAAAAGCTGGGTCAGATGTTTCTCATTTCCGGCTCCTTGGGCGCGATCAGCGGCATGCTGGGCGCCGGCACCAGCGCGTTGTTTTCCAAACTGCCATCTGGCGCCATGATCGTGTTGGTTTGCACCGCCATGTTTGGTTTCAGCATGATCTTTGGCTCGGCTCGCGGGGTCTTGATCCGCGCCCTCAAACGCCGACGGCTGAACCGATCCGTCGACCGGCAACACCTGCTGAGAGCTTTATACGAAATGCGGGAAACCGATCCGCAAGCTCCCGCTCCGCCCGCCCGCGAATCGGACTCCGGCAGCTACCGCAGAGCCGCTCGCGGGACCGTACCGGTCGCCGACTTGCTGCAAGTCCGCAGCTGGTCGCGAGCGCGATTGATGCGGGAGATCCGACGCTCTCAAGCCGATGAATTGGTCGAATGCAGCGACAATAAAGTTCAACTGACCAAACGCGGAGCCGTCGAAGCGCAGCGTCTGACTCGCGAACATCGGCTCTGGGAATTGTTCCTGATCACCCATGCCGACGTCGCTCCCAGTCAAGTGGACCGCGACGCCGACGCCATCGAACATGTGTTGGAACCGGAGATCGTGGCGGAACTGGAAGCTTTGCTCAGCCGCGAACAGCCCACGATTCCGGCCAGCCCGCACTCGCTGGCCGCCCACCCCGCTGCGGCTCCTCCGGCAGGCGAGGAGAGCTAG